TTAGACAGTGGACGAATCCAGAATCTGCTGTTTGGTAGGGCCAAAAtgtaacatttttattttggggTGGCCATTAATTACATTAGAACTTACTTGAAAAGTCTCAATTTAGAAGGGGGATTTGAACTTTATTTAAACCTGGCTCTGGCCCTCCTTTTGCTCCCTCTCATTTAGACTGGTTTTAATCTACTGTTGCTTGGGTTATGTTGTTTTCTAGTGccagctcttttttttttgtgtgtgtgtgtcttgtCGTGGTAGTTTTCCTGGGTAAGCAAGATTGACCTTTATCATCAACTCAATCAGCTAGTGTAAATGAATGATGTTGTATATTCAGGACTTCCTAAGCTTCGTAAAGAATGGGTTGACAGGCGGGAGAAGCTAGGTACACCAAGGTACACTCAGATGTATTATGCGAAGCAGGGAATTATAACCGAGGAAATGCTGTACTGTGCTGCTCGTGAAAAGCTTGATCCGGAGTTTGTGAGGTCAGAGGTTGCACGTGGGAGGGCAATTATCCCTTCCAACAAGAAGCACTTGGAGCTGGAACCGATGATTGTTGGAAGAAATTTTTTGGTTAAAGTTAATGCAAATATTGGAAATTCTGCTGTTGCGAGCTCTATCGAGGAAGAAGTTTATAAGGTTCAATGGGCAACTATGTGGGGTGCCGATACTGTTATGGATCTTTCCACTGGTCGCCACATTCATGAGACTCGGGAGTGGATCCTACGTAACTCTGCTGTGCCAGTAGGTACTGTGCCTATCTATCAAGCACTTGAGAAAGTAAATGGAATTGCTGAAAACCTTAGCTGGGAAGTCTTCAGAGAAACCCTGATTGAACAAGCTGAGCAGGGTGTAGATTATTTCACAATTCATGCCGGGGTTCTGCTGCGGTACATCCCCTTAACTGCAAAGCGCATGACAGGAATTGTTTCACGAGGAGGATCAATCCATGCTAAGTGGTGCTTAACTTATCACAAGGAGAACTTTGCCTATGAGCACTGGGATGATATTCTTGACATATGCAACCAATATGATGTGGCCCTGTCAATTGGCGATGGACTGAGGCCTGGTTCCATATATGATGCCAATGACACTGCCCAATTCGCAGAGCTTTTAACTCAAGGGGAACTGACTCGTCGAGCATGGGAAAAGGATGTACAGGTAATTAGTTTGCCAGTATATATATTAGAACCTCTAAGCCTCATGTATTGTCTGCAACGGTGGATAAATTTTTTCGAAGTCTACACTTCATGTTTACTGGTTAGGTGGTACACtatttggttttcaaatcttcTTGTGTGCTTGGTGTGAATAATAGTGGCTTTGATGCATTGAACTATCAAACCAGAGATGACACCGATAGATgcccaagattttttttttccagccatGCTACTTTCTGAAAGATTTAGtgctttcttttgattttaatatgtgACCTACATTTTCATGTGCCTTTTCAGGTTATGAATGAAGGGCCTGGACATATTCCAATGCACAAGATTCCTGAGAACATGCAAAAACAGCTAGAGTGGTGCAATGAAGCTCCTTTCTATACTCTTGGACCCCTAACAACAGACATTGCTCCTGGATATGACCACATAACCTCTGCCATTGGCGCTGCCAATATTGGGGCTCTTGGCACTGCACTTCTCTGTTATGTCACACCAAAGGAGCACCTTGGACTGCCAAATAGAGATGATGTGAAGACTGGGGTTATAGCATACAAGATATCTGCTCATGCTGCTGATTTGGCAAAAGGTCACCCCCATGCTCAAGCCTGGGATGATGCTTTAAGCAAGGCTAGATTTGAGTTCCGATGGATGGATCAGTTTGCTCTATCATTGGACCCCATGACGGCCATGTCCTTCCATGATGAAACCCTCCCATCAGAAGGTGCAAAAGTGGCACATTTTTGCTCCATGTGCGGACCTAAGTTCTGCTCTATGAAGATAACAGAAGATGTTCGAAAGTATGCAGAGGAGCATGGTTATGGTAATGCAGAGGAAGCTGTGCAACATGGGATGGATGCCATGAGCGCTGAGTTCCTGGCTGCTAGGAAAACTATAAGCGGAGAACAACATGGTGAAGTTGGTGGAGAAATTTACCTGCCAGCAAGCTACATCAGTTCCTCTGAGAGGTGAAGGTGAGTTTTTGTATAAATACTAAAAGGTGCATCAAAGTAACAGGTAAAATATGTTTGAATCGCAAGTCTTCATTGTGAAATATAGTCGAAGTAAACAAAGTGCTTCTGTAATACTAGAACATACCCTCTATCCATGGGGGGGAATGACTCCCCTCAGGCAATTGCTAGCAACGAGTGCTGAACATGTGGCCAACCTGCGATCTAAATTCACTTGACATTTGCTGTAAACGGTCATGAATGCTACTAATTGAAGGACTATGCTTGCATAGAACACGTTGTGTTTGAATATTGTTCATGTTTGTGCTGCTAATACATGGCCTGTCAATAGTAACCTAGCCAGTTCCTTTACTCATAACTGCTCATACCTGGAATATGCAAACCTTTTTCACTCAGAAGTTACGGAATTTTCTTGCAGGAAGCATGAGTATTGGGAATTTCTCTAAACATCCTTGCAGTTCTGATGCATCCTAGCTTGCCAAGAACAGCAATGATTGGTCTTAGCTTTTAAGAAGTAGGTAAGTTGATGGTTTATTGTGTTTGGTAGCCTGGAGACATTTATGTTTGTTGTGCTCAATGTGTGTTGCAGTAATAAAATGCAGTTGTTACATTCTCCATTAAagttttatccttttatattcTGTTAACGAAAGAAAGCACCAGGGGTGCCTGCGTCCTGCTTCAAAACTGGCCATCTGGCTAGAGGAGGCAGCTGGCCAGGCTGAGAAAGTCCCTTTGAACCTGAACAGGATAATGCCTGCGTAGGGAGTGTGCATTTTTTctgtcgtttttttttcttgcacagGGAGGCACCTTCCTTCCATGGCTCGGGCTAGCTGATCCATGTGTGCGGATTCATCATCAAGCCCAGGCTTGTCACTTTGATGGCTGAGGTATTGCTAAGGGTAGCTATTTTCAATCTTCaaccaataatataaaaaaataaaaattctcccACGCTTCTACATGAATCAGTGACAAGATCCTTGAAAGTTACTCAAATATCATTGCTTCGAAAATATGAGTAGATTTGAAACTAATGGAAAATCATCTCCCTGTGTAACGATTGGTAGAAAAACGTCTTGTTCGTTTTTGCCCTCATAGAAAGGGAGAAAAGCAGCCCTCCTTAATGGTTTGAATTGTATTTACCCTTTATTTCTTGTGAAGTATTATTAGATAGCAGCTATTTCCTCTCCTATTATTATCGCACTCCATAATTTTATGGAATGACTAAACTAACTCTGTTGCCTTAtcttttaaatagaaaattttagaatatttaatatagataaaaatatctctAAAATTAACATGAGAaataatgtaaataataatttaaaaatcgtATGCGAAATTTTATATGATCAGTCATGTCCTTGACTTTAAtgttctaatatatataaatattacatcCTAAAATAGAGGGATAAATAGTCATTTTATAATGATTTAGCTGTTTTGGAAAATACTATATTTGTTGTCTGCACTTCGGCCTGTTGTCAGAGTAAAAAAAATCTGTTCCAAGTCATTGGTTTAAttgacaatttaaataatatgaaaataaaaatgtaataataaaaaaaacaatgtaaaaaagtaaaaaaaaaatcctcaaactAAACCTAttcaaattatcaaacaactaaataataatttaatagaaggtcaattgcaaaaacaaaacaaagcaaaaaaattagcttaaaaaaaattttaaatttggtttaatttttaaaacttccgACTTGTTAAATCATTGatttaagtttaataaaaaaatttaatttttaatcaatttaattattaataaaaatttagatgatcaaatttgagagGAAAAGTCTgaggatgaaatttaagaaaaaaataatcttaaaaataatcttaaataaaataaataataattaaaataataaatatcaaatttaaaaagttaaaaaattatagggataaagttaaaaaatatttgtaatttgatatgttatttatagattaaaaaataacatggatgaaattaaaaaacattatagagaGCTAACCTAATAGAATaaaaacggaaaaaaaaaacaaaaccccacaaaaattgatagaaaataagaaaacattagctttaaaaaagaaaaaaaaaactaacaaacttGGACGAACCTCTTAAATCCggtctaatctctaaaacttaCAACCCGTAAAATCTTGGACTTGAGTtcaattatgaagctcaattatcaacatatttgattttaaaggatgaagttgttaaaaaaaacttacaaaagaaaaaaaacaataacaacaaaaaatatatataaaatttaacagATAAAAATACGaggatgattatttttaaaataaaataaaatgatcacaagtaaaataaataataattaacggAATGAGGATcagatttgaaagattaaaaaataatatgagtaaaactaaaaaatatttgtaatttgatagattatttatagattaaaaaatgataggtGAAGTTGAAAAAGACTGTAGAGAGCTAacccaattgaataaaatagcaaaacaataagaaaaaaacactaaaaaaaggataaaaaattagaaaacaccaacttaaaaaagaaaaaaaaatcatgaatatccGGATGAATCTTCCAAACCTAGCCTAATTTCTAAAACCCACAACTCATGAAATTTTGGATCCGGATTCAATTGAGAAGCTCAATacttaacaaatttaattttgagtgaTGAAATCGGtgaaaacttttaataaaaaaatgctacaaaaacaataacaaaagaaTATGGATAAAATTTAACGGGAAAAAGCACAAAGAGGAtggaatttaaaaagaaaattaaaatgatcaTAGACAATAAGTAGCGATTAACAAAATAAGAACtagatttgaaagattaaaacatcataagggttgaaattgaaaaatatttataatttgatagactatttataaattaaaaggtagcagggggttaaattgaaaaaaaattatagggaaCCAACTCAACAGAaagcaaaccataaaaaataacaaaaagaaaagatgataaaaataagaaaacatcatcttaaaaaaaacatggacaaaCCTTTCAAACTTTgtctaatatttaaaagttgCAACTCTTGAattcttggacctgaattaaattaagaagctcaattatcaaccaatttaaaattaattttaaaggccaatgaaagaatattattaaaaaaatcttgcaaagctaaaaaaaaagatcaaagaaaaaactaggataaaatttgatagaaaaaaaaattcaaggataatgaaatttgaaaaaaaataataatttaaaaaatgaagacaaacaaaataaatatcaattaaaagaatgagaatcaaatttgaaagataaaaaaatattaaggggtgaaattaaaaaaatatataatttcatgaattattgAGGGATTAAAAAATGACACGGGGTGAAACTGAAAGACAATGATAGgtaaaccggaaaaaaataaaaaagataaaaaaaaaacatcacctcaaaaaaaggaagaaaaaaaaccaacgcaTCCGGGCAAATTCTCTAAACCTGGTCTAACATCTAAAATTCACAACATGTAAAATCTTGGATCCAAGCTCAATTtagaagctcaattcttaatgaagatggtgaaaaaatatcaataaaaaaaccttacaaaagcaaaaacaaataacaataaaaaaaaatgaggatgaaattaaatttttttttaaaaaatgatgttaaataaaataattaataattaaaagaataagaatcgaatttgaaagattaaaaaaattataagtggtgaaattgtaaaatatttgtaatttgattagttatttatatatttaaaaatatgagggtgaaataaaaaaatatttgtaatttaaaagattatttataaattaaaaaatagtaggggaatgaaattgaaaaacatttataattttatagcttatttaaaaaaatagtaataaaaaacatatgaatcgaatgtgaaggaaaaaacaattagaaggGCTATTATGAAATTTTGCAGGAGTTGGtttaaaattcaagaagaagagaggagtaaaaaaaaaaacacagcttgACACAAAATTCAAGTGAGATGATCACATCTTTGGATCGAACCCCTGTTACTGGATCATCGAAGGGAGGTATTTTCTCGCAATCTTGCAACAAGAGAATTCAATACTACTATCTTTGTATACTCGGAAGAAACCGAATTCATGTACACCTTCGCTCGCAGTTAAGGATGCCATcggaaaaatagattttttttttcttggctaaGAAGAAGAGAGGTATGGATGATTCAAAACGAGTGGAAGTTGAGGTAAAGGAACTTTCGTGGAGATGAGATATATTTGTTATGTTATTTTCAGCTGGAGGTGGTGTTGGCCTGCTTAATTGAATCTTGTACTATACAATAATGTGCAATTATAGtccttttctattataaattagttagagttattattttgcataaaatattttataagaaaatactttttgtctttgtttctcataaaacatttaatagaaaaattgataaatataaaatattttacagtcaaaaaatatttttagctcGTGAGTTATGTGAGATTTTTATAAATCTATTTACAATatcatctaattattttaaCCATCATCTCTATCTCACAATTACCACATTCGTCTCGCCACCACCATCTCCTCCACCACTAACTCCTCTTTTATTACTATCATAATCACCTCATTATCATCTCATCCACTATCTTTTTTTCTATCACTACCACTCATCATAACCATCTCTCTTCTATCTAAACACTACAACAACTATCTCATCACCATTACCACCATATTACCATCATCTCCcccataatattttctttcaccGCTATTATTACAACAATcatattatcatcatcattattatcttATCATTATTaccattagaaaaatatttttcatgtaaaatattttttatttggaaattattttaagcaaaatGCAGTCCCCTGCATTGTAATTGGTTAGACATTACATTTTAGCAATGCTATGCTTATCAAGCCCGGACCAAtgtataatatttcttttaaatttcacctCATCTCTCCCAAAATCCATGTGAGTCCTAAAATACTCCCTTTCTTCAAACACCACATTGAACCCTTTCTTATTCCGTGATTCTTCTGAATTCTTAATGCACCATCTAAACTAAAGTCTTGAAAATGCTGCCATTTTATCccacaaaaaatgaaaagcaaatatTTAACATCACTTTTAATCATACAAAAAATATGCACATATTTTCAAAGCTTAACTATTCATAATAAACgagatttatataaattttaaattatatatttttttatcagatttgtgatcatttattttcatataaaaaaaatccaatattagccattcaagaataaaatatttgacgagtaaatcttataattatttctttaacaaattaaGCATAATTAGATCTTATAACTAAAGAAGATTTATTACATacagttatttatttattttataacaattagctaaaaatatattaatacattttaataatgatagaaagaaaaaaataaaaatctaaatcaatgtgttaagataattttaaaataattaatcgtTAATTAATAGCTGTCAAGCCTCTCATGCAACGgtaaaatgcaataaaaatataatggtggttatttattaaaatattatttatttaaaaatatattaaaataatattattttaaattattttttatattaaaataatagaaaacataaataaaatttaattttttaaaggatacGGGATACCATTCCACACACGCTACCAATCAGCTCCTTACTTAGGTGGACCTACATCACTCAGCGTGACGAAAAAATCATCATCCACTGCCAGCCAAAGTAgtgctcttttcttttcttatcttttcgtGCTAATTCCTCACTTTAGCAGCAACAACCACCAGCATAGAAAAATCTCATGGCTTCCTCGAAGTCTCACGATCTCGAGATCACAATAATCTCAGCTAAACACCTCAAAAACGTTAATTGGCGAAACGGCGATCTCAAACCGTACGCAACCTTCTATCTCGACAACTCGGACCGCCGACTCGCAACTCACGCTGACGACTCACTCTCAACTCGCCCAGTCTGGAACGAACGATTTACTCTCCCCATAACTCGCCAGATCTACGATTCAGTCCTCACCCTCGAGATCTTCCACTCCAAGCCATCGGAAACCCCCCAACCTCTCGTAGGCACTGTGAAATTCCCACTGAGTAATCTCATGGTCTCGGATGAGTCGCTGTCCTGCGAAGTCCTCACGCTCGAGCTCCTACGTCCCTCTGGTCGTCCACAGGGTAAAGTCCGGGTGAAACTAGAGGTGAAAGAACGGCCTTTGCCTCCGCCAGTGCAGGATTACCATACTGCCCCTAATTATAGTCATTATTACAACCCTGCCCCTGccccccctcctcctcctccaccacctcctGCACGTGACTACAGGGAATACTCTCCATCTCCATACGGCTACGCCGATCCGTACGGTTACTACCCTGCCTATTATCCTCCACAACCACCCCGACCTCTCTACAATCGAGCATCCAATTACAGCTTGCCAGGTGGGCCTTCTGCTCCAGTTGATCTATCTGCCCAATCATCACCATCGCCCTACGATCAcaagccgccgccgccgccgccgggATTGTTCCAAAAGACGTCCAATTATGGTGTGCCAAGTGGACCGTCGGCTCCCGTCGATTATTCACATGGGAAAGGTAGTGGGTCCCTTATCAGTGGGGCAATGGGAgggttaagtttggaagaaGGGAGTAACTAcgagaaagagaaagttgctaCTGATAAGGAGAGTCACAGCTACCATGATTATCGTCGCGAATATTGAAGGAATAGAGAGactgtgtgcgtgtgtgtggaGGTATATTTGAGCTTTTTATACTCGCATTGTGGCTTTGACTGATGGATATACTTTTGTATGTACAtgcaaaaaattatcataactGCTAGATGCTGCACTCAGTCTTTCGTTGTGCTTCAATTATTTCTTATCTAGTGTGTCTGTTTCTCTTACTTCTGTAATGGATGTTTGGTTCTATACTTGCTTCTCTGTTTCAAGTCTTAATTTGCGTTAGCTAACTTATACACTTGGGTACTCCATTGATTGTTAATTGTAGTATAAATATTGATAGAGTATGATGGggtgttaaaaaatcatctcaacccaataacttagcAGTTAAATGAGATTCcagtatataatttatattattttttaacacacccTTTCAAATAAAAGCTTTttaggcttgaaacttgtacaggtTTACActaccttatgcttaattttttatcaaataaatagaaatggtgagattcgaactcatgaccgtttggttatcaaggttttaataccatgtcaaataatcatctcaacccaatagcttaagatATTAGGTAAAGTctcagaatatgatttatattattctttaacaggAAGGAATTAAGATTATCATTTGCTTATTCTGTTGTCAACTTTTTGACCTCTTTGTTTGTTTGGTGTTCAAGTTTCCTTCATGATTTCTttcttgttgtgttttttaagaCTATTTCTTATGAGATTGTTGTTGGTGTGCTGAGCTCGGTGGGAGTATAGATTACATTGAATGGCAATGACTTTAGATtatcatttacttttttatgtGTGGACTGTGGAGTTTATCGGTGTGGGACTAAATTGATATGGCTTTGTGATTTACACGCCATAGAATATGTTAATATGGCTTTGTGATATGGGATTAagggggtgtttgagagtaAGGTAATTTTGGTTAATCTTAGCAGCAACGCTGCAATTTCAAACGAAGGGCTAAATTGACAAGCTAAACCATCTCTAATATACAAAGAAGACGGATTGTTGTGAATTGGCAATTGGTGACACTCTTCTGTCTGCAGGTCTTAGCTTTGCATCTATTGCTTGGAACCTTTAATCTTATGGAGTTGTCAGAAGCTAATGATTATAGGTTTCGTGAGACTAATAAACAAAGCCTAAGTGTTTTTCATAGGCGATTTAGTGAGTTTCTGCATCTGAATTCGAGATACTGAAGATACTTGCGAGCAGCTGAAAAAAGCTGTGAATGAGGGTGAATTTTACCTAGGGAGTTGAAGATGCTGGGGCCAAGACAAGGTGTATTTCAGGAATAACGTTGATGGAAGAATATTAGAAATGTTTTAACTTGTAAGTTGTGGTGTTTTCttgtattaaaagaaaacaagacgTGGAACACAGGTATCGAGTAACCTTTTATGCTTCGAGGTGGATACTTGGATGCATCGCTTCTCTTAGAAGAAAATATGGTAAAAACCTATGAATGAATAATCCAGGCAGGCCTAGAAGGTTAAGAGCATGTTAGAGATTATGATAGCGACTGCGGTTTgaagtgtttttcgtttagaaatatattaaaatgatgtttttttatttttaaaaattatttttgagatcagcacattaaaacgatccgaaaacataaaaaaatattaaattttagtaaaaaaaattgaattttttgaaaatacggGTTGGACCGCGTTTTCAAATGATCCCTAAGTTGGTGTGCTCAAGGCTTAACTACAGTTGCTTTTAAACTAGTCCATAAATTTTGCGAACCACCTTCTAGCTTCCTTTAATATTCTTTCGAGGCTCGAGTTTTATAAATTCAGAACTATTAGagatttacatggttgttaattttaggatctgtgaaattaattaaaatatgcgcaagctaacccggatatatatatattccttcgAGGCAGGCGGCTTGATTTTACTCTTTCTAAGAGATGGGCCCGAGCCCAATAGTAGAAACTAGCCTGCAGTTGTAGCCGTTTAAACAAGCCAcgcttgttattttttttagctttaaaataatattttttagtgtttttaattttatatatatatatatatattaatatatttttaagaaaataataatttaaaaaataatatttacctaTTGTTATTGAACAGCGAAGAAAGGGAAATATAACGGTAGAGGTAAAATGTGTTACTTGCCTTTCTTCGTAGCTTTCAGATTTTCATAATCGGTATCAATGATAGCAGTTTGCCACTAAGAACAAGTGCTATTGCTTGAAGCATTTTCTAACCGAGACCttatctctttgttttttttttttttttttcatagcaaGAGTGCTATAGAAAAGTGAAGGACTATTctaaaaaccattttaatttgatatagaAAAGTATTGTGAATATGCTATTTCA
This region of Populus trichocarpa isolate Nisqually-1 chromosome 9, P.trichocarpa_v4.1, whole genome shotgun sequence genomic DNA includes:
- the LOC7468579 gene encoding phosphomethylpyrimidine synthase, chloroplastic, which produces MASVQATAILISSAVTKNGNTTACLPLGFVISRAACKKEFCAHSMASGARATLTFDPPTRTNQKKHTVDPSSPDFLPLPSFEQCFPKSTKEYREVKHEESGHVLKVPFRRVHLSGDEPGFDNYDTSGPQNISPRVGLPKLRKEWVDRREKLGTPRYTQMYYAKQGIITEEMLYCAAREKLDPEFVRSEVARGRAIIPSNKKHLELEPMIVGRNFLVKVNANIGNSAVASSIEEEVYKVQWATMWGADTVMDLSTGRHIHETREWILRNSAVPVGTVPIYQALEKVNGIAENLSWEVFRETLIEQAEQGVDYFTIHAGVLLRYIPLTAKRMTGIVSRGGSIHAKWCLTYHKENFAYEHWDDILDICNQYDVALSIGDGLRPGSIYDANDTAQFAELLTQGELTRRAWEKDVQVMNEGPGHIPMHKIPENMQKQLEWCNEAPFYTLGPLTTDIAPGYDHITSAIGAANIGALGTALLCYVTPKEHLGLPNRDDVKTGVIAYKISAHAADLAKGHPHAQAWDDALSKARFEFRWMDQFALSLDPMTAMSFHDETLPSEGAKVAHFCSMCGPKFCSMKITEDVRKYAEEHGYGNAEEAVQHGMDAMSAEFLAARKTISGEQHGEVGGEIYLPASYISSSER
- the LOC7468578 gene encoding pollen-specific leucine-rich repeat extensin-like protein 4, with translation MASSKSHDLEITIISAKHLKNVNWRNGDLKPYATFYLDNSDRRLATHADDSLSTRPVWNERFTLPITRQIYDSVLTLEIFHSKPSETPQPLVGTVKFPLSNLMVSDESLSCEVLTLELLRPSGRPQGKVRVKLEVKERPLPPPVQDYHTAPNYSHYYNPAPAPPPPPPPPPARDYREYSPSPYGYADPYGYYPAYYPPQPPRPLYNRASNYSLPGGPSAPVDLSAQSSPSPYDHKPPPPPPGLFQKTSNYGVPSGPSAPVDYSHGKGSGSLISGAMGGLSLEEGSNYEKEKVATDKESHSYHDYRREY